The genomic region GGGCCCCCCGGCAGGGGCGACCGCTCCCGAGCCGTTCATCCGCGCCTGGTACGTTTTATTGCCGTTGGCCGCGTCAACGCAGTAAGCGATTCCCCGGCCGAAATAATAGATGCGATCATCCACTTTGACGGGGGTGATGATCCGGTTGCTCTGCTGGCTGCGCCAGACGACGGCCGAGTCGCTCACGTCCCCTTCGCCGCCGACCTTGACGGCCACGGCGCCTCCTTCGCGACCGTCGATGCCGTATACGACGCCGTCGCCGGGCACGAGGCTCGCGCAGAACGAATTGCTGTCGATCCCCTTGGCGTGCCACCGCAGCTTGCCGGTGTCGGGGTTGAAGCTCCAGATTTCGTACGGCACGCCGATCACCAAGTCGGTCCGCTGGTCGTCGACCTTCATCAGTACGGGAGTGCCCCAGGTGCCCGAGAAGCCGCTCGCCTCCTGCCGCCACAATTCCTCGCCGGTCGTCTTGTCGAATCCGATCATCGCCTCGCTCTCAGCCGCGGCGGTGACGATCAGGACGTTGTTATGCAAGATCGGGCTCGAGGCGGTTCCCCAATCTCGCGGGTCCGATTCGGTTCCGCACGACTTCGTCCACAACTGCTCGCCGTTCATGTCGAACGCTACGACGCCGGTCTTGCCGAAGTAGCAGTAGATGCGCTCGCCGTCGCTCACCGGGGTGTGCGAAGCGTACCCGTGCTCGGCGAACATGCCGCCGTAGTTGTCTTCGGGCAGAAAGGGGTCGATCGACTTGTTCCAGATCACCTCGCCCGTGCGACGATTGACGCAGACCAAGTGGCGCTTCAGATTCGCCTGATCGCCGGGGTTGTCGCGGCTCAGGCCGTACCCGCTCCAGCAGGTGACGAACACGCGCTCGCCGACGACGATCGGGCAACTCGAACCGGGGCCCGGCAGTTCGATTTGCCAGGCAAGATTCTTATCCGGGCCGAACTCCGTAGGCAGGGGCGCCGCGTCGGGGCAGATTCCCGAGCCATTGGGTCCGCGGAACCGCAGCCAATCCGAGGCCGTGGCGCTGGCCGAGCACGTGATCCCCAGCGTCATGAATGCGATGGTCGACACGAACAATCGGCAGACTCGACGGGATGCAATCATCGCAACCTCGGTGACGATCAGTGAAAGGAGGCGAGCGCCGGCGCAGCGGTCGACGCTCAGGCAAGACGGCGGCAGGGGGCTCATTGTCGACCAACCCCGGGGCCAAGGGCAAGGTTTTGCGTCCGGCGTACGGTGCGAGTCGATACAATCCGCAGCCCCGGCGCCAGGCGACCGCGTCGTCGGCAAATTTG from Pirellulales bacterium harbors:
- a CDS encoding PQQ-binding-like beta-propeller repeat protein; translated protein: MSTIAFMTLGITCSASATASDWLRFRGPNGSGICPDAAPLPTEFGPDKNLAWQIELPGPGSSCPIVVGERVFVTCWSGYGLSRDNPGDQANLKRHLVCVNRRTGEVIWNKSIDPFLPEDNYGGMFAEHGYASHTPVSDGERIYCYFGKTGVVAFDMNGEQLWTKSCGTESDPRDWGTASSPILHNNVLIVTAAAESEAMIGFDKTTGEELWRQEASGFSGTWGTPVLMKVDDQRTDLVIGVPYEIWSFNPDTGKLRWHAKGIDSNSFCASLVPGDGVVYGIDGREGGAVAVKVGGEGDVSDSAVVWRSQQSNRIITPVKVDDRIYYFGRGIAYCVDAANGNKTYQARMNGSGAVAPAGGPGGGGFGGGGGRGGAFRSGDYASPVVADGKIYFPARRGDIFVVALGDKFEQLAVNRLSDDDEEDWSSTPAVSDGQLFIRSSKRLYCIANKQETAGKPAAETLR